One window of the Streptomyces sp. TS71-3 genome contains the following:
- a CDS encoding extracellular solute-binding protein, producing the protein MKRKLTAAIGIAGLMVSIAACGGSSEKAGGSGENKLTVWLTVDAQNNWPQLVKDADAALKKKHPGVKITHEYYGWPDKNTKLDAVLATDKVPDVVEMGNTEMLGYMVKGAFAEVDPSKFDHSDGWLDGLKASVTYDGKTYGVPYYAGGRVANWRKDIAAASGIKDTPKSYSELLSDLDKIQKKQGSGFNAWYQPTRDWYAGMSFVYDAGGAIAKEQGGTWKGTLSSPESLKGLGEFKKVIDAYMHGDKTKDESDRYIVYGQGKSAMIFAAAWEGATSADPKNDKTGKLKDNAVNFVMPGPSGKNMPVFLGGSDLAIPVKSGAQDLAAEWINDFAGAKGQKGLMAKGNLPNDKADLETQKKDPATAVPAIAAESNWFVPMAPGWGQVEKAQVLQTMLQNIGTGKQSVEAAAKTADAAIDKVINNK; encoded by the coding sequence GTGAAGCGCAAGCTGACAGCGGCGATCGGCATAGCGGGCCTGATGGTCTCCATTGCGGCCTGCGGGGGCAGCAGTGAGAAGGCCGGGGGCTCCGGGGAGAACAAGCTCACGGTCTGGCTCACGGTCGACGCCCAGAACAACTGGCCCCAGCTGGTCAAGGACGCGGACGCCGCCCTCAAGAAGAAGCACCCGGGCGTGAAGATCACCCACGAGTACTACGGCTGGCCGGACAAGAACACCAAGCTGGACGCCGTGCTCGCCACCGACAAGGTGCCGGACGTGGTCGAGATGGGCAACACCGAGATGCTCGGCTACATGGTCAAGGGCGCCTTCGCCGAGGTGGACCCGTCGAAGTTCGACCACTCGGACGGCTGGCTCGACGGCCTCAAGGCCTCCGTCACCTACGACGGCAAGACCTACGGCGTGCCGTACTACGCGGGCGGCCGGGTCGCCAACTGGCGCAAGGACATCGCCGCGGCCTCCGGCATCAAGGACACCCCGAAGAGCTACAGCGAGCTCCTCTCCGACCTGGACAAGATCCAGAAGAAGCAGGGCTCCGGCTTCAACGCCTGGTACCAGCCCACCCGCGACTGGTACGCGGGCATGTCCTTCGTCTACGACGCGGGCGGCGCCATCGCCAAGGAGCAGGGCGGTACCTGGAAGGGCACGCTCTCCTCGCCCGAGTCCCTCAAGGGGCTGGGGGAGTTCAAGAAGGTCATCGACGCGTACATGCACGGTGACAAGACCAAGGACGAGTCGGACCGCTACATCGTCTACGGCCAGGGCAAGTCGGCCATGATCTTCGCGGCCGCCTGGGAGGGCGCCACCTCGGCCGACCCGAAGAACGACAAGACCGGCAAGCTCAAGGACAACGCCGTCAACTTCGTGATGCCCGGCCCGTCCGGCAAGAACATGCCGGTCTTCCTCGGCGGCAGCGACCTCGCCATCCCGGTGAAGTCCGGCGCCCAGGACCTGGCAGCCGAGTGGATCAACGACTTCGCGGGCGCCAAGGGCCAGAAGGGCCTGATGGCCAAGGGCAACCTGCCCAACGACAAGGCCGACCTGGAGACCCAGAAGAAGGACCCGGCCACCGCGGTGCCCGCCATCGCCGCCGAGAGCAACTGGTTCGTGCCCATGGCGCCCGGCTGGGGCCAGGTCGAGAAGGCCCAGGTCCTCCAGACGATGCTCCAGAACATCGGCACCGGCAAGCAGTCCGTCGAGGCCGCCGCGAAGACGGCCGACGCCGCGATCGACAAGGTCATCAACAACAAGTGA
- a CDS encoding carbohydrate ABC transporter permease, whose translation MSAAETTTAEVPPARPSPPPDSGASSGRPEGPRRVSAGARPGAARGASAVPWALLAPCLLVLVLVLGYPLVRLVTLSFQEFGQSQLWGFKPAEPAGFDNFSKVLGDGEFWAVVLRTVIFAAGSVIVTMVLGMLVALVLQRVSPWVKTLVNIALVASWGMPVIVATTIYKWMFDSDYGILNYLLSKLPGVDLIGHNWFASGPQGLAVIMLLVVWGAVPFVVITLTAGLTQVPKELEEAARLDGAGSWGVFRNVTVPVLKPILVMLTTLSVIWDMGVFPQVFVMRGGHPEAEFQLLTTYSYDRAFQVNDYGGGSAIALLTVVLLLGVVAVYMRQMLRIGDVEESA comes from the coding sequence ATGAGTGCCGCAGAGACCACCACCGCCGAGGTGCCGCCGGCGCGGCCCTCGCCACCTCCCGACTCCGGGGCATCCAGCGGCCGGCCCGAGGGCCCGCGCCGGGTGTCCGCCGGCGCCAGACCGGGCGCGGCCCGCGGCGCCTCCGCCGTGCCCTGGGCGCTGCTCGCGCCCTGCCTGCTGGTACTGGTCCTGGTGCTGGGCTATCCGCTGGTGCGGCTGGTCACGCTCTCGTTCCAGGAGTTCGGGCAGTCCCAGCTCTGGGGCTTCAAGCCCGCCGAGCCGGCCGGCTTCGACAACTTCTCCAAGGTGCTCGGCGACGGTGAGTTCTGGGCCGTGGTGCTGCGCACCGTCATCTTCGCGGCGGGTTCCGTCATCGTCACCATGGTGCTGGGCATGCTCGTCGCGCTGGTGCTCCAGCGGGTCTCGCCCTGGGTGAAGACGCTGGTCAACATCGCGCTGGTGGCGAGCTGGGGGATGCCCGTCATCGTCGCCACCACCATCTACAAGTGGATGTTCGACTCCGACTACGGCATCCTCAACTACCTGCTCAGCAAGCTGCCGGGCGTCGACCTGATCGGCCACAACTGGTTCGCGAGCGGCCCCCAGGGGCTTGCCGTGATCATGCTGCTGGTGGTGTGGGGCGCGGTGCCGTTCGTGGTGATCACGCTCACCGCCGGACTCACCCAGGTGCCCAAGGAGCTCGAAGAGGCCGCCCGGCTGGACGGCGCCGGCTCCTGGGGCGTCTTCCGGAACGTCACCGTGCCCGTCCTCAAGCCCATCCTGGTGATGCTCACCACCCTCTCCGTCATCTGGGACATGGGCGTCTTCCCGCAGGTCTTCGTGATGCGCGGCGGCCACCCCGAGGCCGAGTTCCAGCTGCTGACCACCTACTCCTACGACAGGGCCTTCCAGGTCAACGACTACGGCGGCGGCTCCGCCATCGCCCTGCTCACCGTCGTCCTGCTGCTGGGCGTGGTGGCGGTGTACATGCGTCAGATGCTGAGGATCGGCGACGTGGAGGAGAGCGCATGA